Below is a window of Phenylobacterium koreense DNA.
CATGTGCGCCTCCTTCTTCCAGACGAAGAAAGTTACGCGTCAGGCGCGATGAATGGCTTTCAATCACGCGAGCATTTGCAGATCATATGGCGAAACGTTTCACTAAGACGCCAGTTCATGAAAGACGACCTTCACCTCGATGAAATCGATCGCAAGCTGCTGCGGGCGCTTCAGCACGACGCCTCTCAGAGTCACGCCGCCCTTGCGGAAAGGGTAGGCGCCTCCCCCGCATCCTGCTGGCGGCGCATCAAGGCGCTGGAAGCGGCCGGGGTGCTGAGGGAGAACGTCCGACTGGTCGATGCGGAGAAGGTCGGGCGCGGGGTCAACGTAATGTGCCAGCTTCGCATGAAGTCCCACGCCACAGCCCAGCGGCAGGAGTTCGAGGCCTTCCTTCGCGGTCGGCCGGAGATCATGGAATGCCATTCGATGTCCGGCGAATGGGACTACCTGATGCGCGTTGTCGTGGCCGACGTCACTGGCTATGAGCGCTTCCTGATGGGCACGCTCCTGAACCATCCGAATGTCGCCAACGCCGCGTCTCACTTCGCCCTGAACCAGGTGAAGTACACGACGGCCATGCCGGTTTAGGTCCAGCTCGGATCGAACCTCGCTGGGCCGCGCCCTTGTGCGCGCTAGTTCACGCTCAACAACTCGATCCTGAACTCGAGGATCGAGTTGGGCGGGATCGCATCCTTGCCAGCTTCGCCATAGGCATATTCCGGCGGCAGATAGACGATCCACTCGTCGCCGGGCCGCATCAGTTGAAGCGCAGTCACCCAGCCCGGGATCAGCCTCTCCAGCGGAAAGCTGACAGCGCCCTCCGGATCGTTCTTGGATGAATCGAATATCCGGCCATCGAGGAACTTGCCCTCGTAGCGAACCCTGATCGTCGAGGATCTCTGTGGATGGGCGCCGTCCGACGGCCCGGATTTCAGCACCTTGTACTGTATGCCCGGGATCGTATTGACCCCGGGCGCGCGAGCGTTCTGTGCAAGGAATTGCGCGTTGGCGTCCTGAGCCAGGCACGGACCGGCCAAGGCCAAGGCGCCGAGAACACCGACAAGAATTCGCATGGGCGGTCCCCTCAAGCGGCCGGGGCGTTGATCATGCGCTGCAGCCCCGCAGCGACGGTTGGGTGGTACGTCGACTTGGCCTTCTCGAAGATGCGCCGCGCGATCGGTTGCCCCCAGGACCGGTCCTTCATCAGCCCGGCGTAGAGCGGCCGGATGAACAGCCCACGGCCAACGCTCGACAGGAACTCGTCCAGCGACGCGATCGCCGGCTCGTACCTGTTGGCGATCGCAAGCTCCAGCCAGGCGGACCGAACATAGCTGTTGGTCGACACGGAAAGCCCGAAAGTCGCATCGAGATCGTCGAGCTGGGCCTTCGATAGCTGCCGCGGCAGGCCGTTGAGGAACCGCAGCCATTCGTGGGTGGTCCAGGCGCTCGCCGTCACCGAACTCGCCGGCGCCCCGCCCACGAAGCTCTGAATCTGCTCGTCGACCCGCGCCAGAGCCTCCGACTTCAGATGCACCGCATTTTCAGGAAGGCCAGCGCCATAGGCCCAACGGTCGAGCTGGAGTTGGGCCTCCAGCGCCTTGTCGCCCTTGATCAGGTTGGCTCGCAGGTCCGCCAAGAACCCGGCGGTCGTCTGGGGCTGGAAGGCATGGCGATCGAAATAGGAGCGCAGATAGGCGTCCCAACGCTCACGCCCCACCGTCGTCTCGATGGTCCTCAGGAAGGTCGCGCCCTTGAAGTAGGCCAGTTGCCCGCCGACGTCGCCATGCAGCTTCGTCCGTTCGGCCTTCGGACCGCCGGCGGCCTTGATATCGGCCTGCATGCCGTCCCAGTCGAGGTCCGCCTCCATCTTTGAACGCGCCGGCCCATAGAGGGCCTCCATGATGCGGTTCTCGAAATAGGTGGTGAAGCCTTCGTTCAGCCAGCTATCCGGCCAAGTCGCGTTGGTCACGAGATTGCCCGACCAGCTATGCGCCAGTTCGTGAGCGACAAGGCCGACATTGGCGCGATCGCCCGTGATGAAAGTCGGCGTCAGGAAGGTAAGGGTCGGATTTTCCATTCCGCCAAACGGAAAGGACGGCGGGAGAACCAGCACGTCATATCGGCCCCACCGATAGGGGCCGTAGAGAGCCTCTGCAGTCGTCACCATCTTCTCGGTGTCCACGAGTTCGCTGGCGGCGCGATCCATCATGGAAGGCTCGGTATAGACGCCCGTGCGCGGGCCGAGCGCCCTGAACTCCAGGTCACCCACCGCAAGCGCGATGAGGTACGGCGGAACGGAGTGATCCATCCGAAACCGATAGGCCTTGCGACCGTCTGCAGTAGGCTCCCCTTCCGGCGTAAGCTTCTCGCCGCTCATCACCGCCACGAGATCGCTCGGCACGACGATACGCGCCGCCCAGGTCTGACGAATGCCAGGACTGTCCTGGGTGGGGATCCAGCTACGGTTGTTGATGTCCTGCCCTTGGCTGAAGAGATACGGCTTGCGCTTGCCGTCAGTCAGCGAGGGTTCGAGCCATTGCAGCGCACGCGCTCCCGGCGCGGTCCGATAATGGACGATGATCCGGTTCGCGCCCCTCAGCTCGACTGTCAGCGGCGCACCGAGTTCTTCGTTGTTCGAACCCAGGCGCCAGGGGAGATCCTTCCCCTCGCCGTCCGTGACCTTGATAATGTTGAGGTCGAGTGTGTCGAGCACGATCGCCTTGGCGTCTTTGGCCGCCAGAACATCCATCACTGCAACGCCCTGCATCGTCTTGGTGGCGAAATCGACGGCGAGATCCAGGTCCACATGCGTGACGCGGGCGACCTGCGGTTGCGCGTAGGTCTTCACGTCCCGAGCTTCCGGGGTCGTGAGGATGGGCGCCACTTCGCCGGGGGCCGCGATCGCTACACTGGTGAAAGGCGTAATCGACAAGGCCGTCGCCAGGACGACGGACCGAAATGACATGCGCATACGTCAAGGTTCTCGAATGTGGGCGCGCGTCACCGGACGCGGCATAGACGCATCCTAGCGTCACTTTGAGGCATGTCTTGCCTTTGTGACGTCGATTTCGTCGCAGACCTCGGCATTCCAATTCAACACATGGCCGATCAGCCGTCAGATCTGGTGTATTAGACGCTCCATGGAGAACAGCTTCACCGCATTCGCCGGCGCCCGACAGATCGCCCACGGCGCACTTGCGGAAGTAACCGCCGCCGCGGCCGCGAACTACCTGGCTGGCGCCTCGCACCTGCTGATCTTCGACGACGCCACAGGCAAGCTCGTCGACCTTGATCTGCGGCAAGGGAGAGACGCCCTTGCCGAGCCGCACCGCTCATCTCCCGCGCCGCGGGGGCGACCAAAGCTGGGCGTCACGGCTCGTGAAGTCACGCTGCTCCCAAGCCACTGGGAATGGCTTGCCAGGCAGCAGGGCGGCGCGTCCGCCGCATTGCGACGCCTGGTCGATCAGGCGCGCCGCGCCGCGCCGAACCAGATCGAGACCGTTCGCGATCGCCTGTATCGCGTCATGCTGGCGCTGGCAGGTGATCACGCCGGCTACGAAGAGGCGAACAGGGCGCTGTTTTCTGGCGACCTGGACGCCCTCAGGCAGATAATCGGCGGCTGGCCCGAGGACATCTGCGCCTACCTGATGGGAAGCATCGAGCAGCTTCGCGCGCTCTCGCACTCCAGGCCCGCAGGTGCAGCCGACGATTAAGGCACAGCCATCCGACCTATGACTTGGCCCGCGCGTCGCTTGCAAAGCTCCAGCCCAGAACGCCAGCGCCGCAGAGATCGGCTTCCCTGATCTTCCACGGGAAGGCTTGGATCAGTCTGGTCGGAGATTGCGCCGCGCCGTGCATTAACGCTGGTTTCGTAAGCATCGGCTCATTGTCCTCTGATGAGACGTCGCTATTTCGCACGCATTCGCGCGCTCGGTCAGGATCGGGTCGTGCAATTCTTGCTCATGGTGGTGATGCTCGGCGTCGTCGGCTCCTTGGCGATTCGCCTCGGTCGATCGCTCGACTGGATCTCAACGATCCTGGCTTGGGCGGCCGCTATCTTCCTTCTCGCAAGACCTCGAAAGGTTGGCCGGCCGGCCAAAAGACATTCGCGAGAGGCGCCGTGGATGTTTCCCATCGCGGTCGTCGCCGTGATGGCCGCGTGCTTCAGCGCGACATTATTCTGGTCAGATCTGCATCCGGCCCTCTCAGCGGGTCTCCAGCAGCTGGCGTCGAAAGGCGCCGAGACGGCTTCCCGACTGGCCGGGTCGACGGCCGCCCCCTCCTCAGAAGACCTCACGTTCAGCTGCCATGTCACCGAAGTGCATGACGGCGACACCTTCCGCTGCGCTGACGGCGCCCGTGTTCGCCTGCATGCCGTGGCCGCGCGTGAGCTGGACGGGACCTGCTCGCCTGGTCACCCATGCCCGGCCGCTTCGGCAACAAGCGCGCGCGCAGCGCTCGACCACCTAGCGGGGGGCCAAACCATCCAATGCTTGAGAACCGGCAAAAGTTACGACCGCGTAACCGCCATATGCTGGACGAGCTCTGGTCGGGAGATCAACTGCGCAATGGTTCGCTCTGGTACGACCTTGCTCTGGGACAATTTCAATCGGCAGTCAGAGATTTGCCGGGGATTCTAGGTGCGCGTCCCGGAATGAGTTGGTTTGATCTAGATCACCTGACAGGGCGTTTGCCATCGCAGAGCCTTACGGCGACTGGCGACGTTAACCGCCCATTCTCAACAATAATGCGGTCTTCGTCGGCCAAGAGATCCGACCGCCACCGCGCAGCGGCAAGGGAAATACGTCGACATCCGACCGTTGCCAGGAATGTCCGGGGGCCCTGCCCCCTTCCCTCGGCCGAGATCAGGCCAGGCGGCATGGGCATGAGACCGCTTCAGGATCGCCTTTCACCCGCGCCGCGTGCGCCCTGCCGCGCCGGGCCGAAAGTCGATCGCATTCCAAAATCCCCGAAGAGCGCGCTAGCCTGTCGCTCGCGATCGCCGAGGCGAGCCCCGCCCCGGTCACCCTGGAGACCTGCATTGGACGAGGTGAAGCTGACCCACGCGCAGCGCGAGGCGCTGGTGATGCTCGCCGGCGTTCCGGAAGGCGCCGCCTTCGTGCCGACGCTCGCGCAGCGGCCGGCCTACCATGAGCTCGTCGCGCTTGGCCTGGCCCGCTCCTGCGGGCCAGGACTTGGCGGCGAAGGCTTCGCCCCCACGCCCGACGGCCGGCGGAGACACTCCATCGTCCATCCCAAGGCTTACCGTGGCTTCGCCAGGCTCTCGCCTGAACGGCGGCGGCAGGTCGCAGCCATGGGCGGCGGCGCGGTGGCTCCGGACAAGCGAGCATTTTCAAAAGACCGGGCCTTGGCGACCCGCGCGGGGCGGCTGGGCGGGGAAACCTCGCCTAAACGCGGCCGGCCGCAGCATCGCGGCGAATGAGACCTGCTAGGTCGCAACCGATCCTGTAGCCGGGCGATCACCAGTGCGATTGCGTCCTCAGAACCGCAGGCCCACGGCCAGCAGGCCGCCGGCGACGCCCGACAACACCACACCCGCCACCACCATCGCCAGGACGCGCGGCGGAAAGGAGCGGGCCAGCATCGCCATCGAGGGCAGGCTGATCGGCGGAAGGGTCATCAGCAGCGCGCCAGCCGGGCCTACCCCCATGCCCAGCGACAGCATGGCCTGGATGATCGGGGCCTCGCCGGCCGTGGGGATCACGAACAGCATCCCAGCGACGGCGAAGGCGATGATCCATCCGATGTGATTGTCGACGTTCGGCCCGATCGTCGGGAACAGCCAGGCGCGCGCAGCGCCCAGCAGCAGGACCAGGATCACGTATTCCGGGACCAACCGCAGCGTCATGCGGCCGAGGATCGCAAGCCAGCGCCGGAACGAAGGTTGCTGCGCTTCGACCGCCAGCGCGCTCAACACCGCCTCCGATTGGGCGACCTCGCGCGCCGAGGTCATCCGGTTCGCCAGATAGCCCAGCCCGAACACCAGCGGCACGCCGAGCACCAGCCGGAGCGCCGCCCAGCGCCAGCCGAGCACGAAGCCGATGAAGATCAGGGTCGCCGGGTTGAGCACCGAATTGCCGAGCCAGAAGGCGATGGCCGCTCCCGCCGAGGCCTGCGCCCGGCGAAGCCCCGCGACGACGGGCGCCGCGCAGCAGGTGCACATCATCCCGGGAAGCGCGAGCACGCCGCCGGCCAGGGCGCTTCCGAAGTGTCTGCCGCCGAGCAGGCGCGCCACCCAGTCCGCAGGCAACAGAGCCTGAACGGCCGAGCCGAGCAGCAGCCCCAGCACCATCGCCTTCCAGATCGCCTTGCCATAGGCCAGCGCATAGCCAAGCGCCGCCTCGATCGACGGCGCC
It encodes the following:
- a CDS encoding DUF2239 family protein — its product is MENSFTAFAGARQIAHGALAEVTAAAAANYLAGASHLLIFDDATGKLVDLDLRQGRDALAEPHRSSPAPRGRPKLGVTAREVTLLPSHWEWLARQQGGASAALRRLVDQARRAAPNQIETVRDRLYRVMLALAGDHAGYEEANRALFSGDLDALRQIIGGWPEDICAYLMGSIEQLRALSHSRPAGAADD
- a CDS encoding thermonuclease family protein translates to MQFLLMVVMLGVVGSLAIRLGRSLDWISTILAWAAAIFLLARPRKVGRPAKRHSREAPWMFPIAVVAVMAACFSATLFWSDLHPALSAGLQQLASKGAETASRLAGSTAAPSSEDLTFSCHVTEVHDGDTFRCADGARVRLHAVAARELDGTCSPGHPCPAASATSARAALDHLAGGQTIQCLRTGKSYDRVTAICWTSSGREINCAMVRSGTTLLWDNFNRQSEICRGF
- a CDS encoding M1 family metallopeptidase gives rise to the protein MSITPFTSVAIAAPGEVAPILTTPEARDVKTYAQPQVARVTHVDLDLAVDFATKTMQGVAVMDVLAAKDAKAIVLDTLDLNIIKVTDGEGKDLPWRLGSNNEELGAPLTVELRGANRIIVHYRTAPGARALQWLEPSLTDGKRKPYLFSQGQDINNRSWIPTQDSPGIRQTWAARIVVPSDLVAVMSGEKLTPEGEPTADGRKAYRFRMDHSVPPYLIALAVGDLEFRALGPRTGVYTEPSMMDRAASELVDTEKMVTTAEALYGPYRWGRYDVLVLPPSFPFGGMENPTLTFLTPTFITGDRANVGLVAHELAHSWSGNLVTNATWPDSWLNEGFTTYFENRIMEALYGPARSKMEADLDWDGMQADIKAAGGPKAERTKLHGDVGGQLAYFKGATFLRTIETTVGRERWDAYLRSYFDRHAFQPQTTAGFLADLRANLIKGDKALEAQLQLDRWAYGAGLPENAVHLKSEALARVDEQIQSFVGGAPASSVTASAWTTHEWLRFLNGLPRQLSKAQLDDLDATFGLSVSTNSYVRSAWLELAIANRYEPAIASLDEFLSSVGRGLFIRPLYAGLMKDRSWGQPIARRIFEKAKSTYHPTVAAGLQRMINAPAA
- a CDS encoding FKBP-type peptidyl-prolyl cis-trans isomerase; this translates as MRILVGVLGALALAGPCLAQDANAQFLAQNARAPGVNTIPGIQYKVLKSGPSDGAHPQRSSTIRVRYEGKFLDGRIFDSSKNDPEGAVSFPLERLIPGWVTALQLMRPGDEWIVYLPPEYAYGEAGKDAIPPNSILEFRIELLSVN
- a CDS encoding permease codes for the protein MRQIRTMNLAWRVATFVVIAALGLLYVKWLPYYDRAFVAAADHSIGKSILMGEAASAPAPSIEAALGYALAYGKAIWKAMVLGLLLGSAVQALLPADWVARLLGGRHFGSALAGGVLALPGMMCTCCAAPVVAGLRRAQASAGAAIAFWLGNSVLNPATLIFIGFVLGWRWAALRLVLGVPLVFGLGYLANRMTSAREVAQSEAVLSALAVEAQQPSFRRWLAILGRMTLRLVPEYVILVLLLGAARAWLFPTIGPNVDNHIGWIIAFAVAGMLFVIPTAGEAPIIQAMLSLGMGVGPAGALLMTLPPISLPSMAMLARSFPPRVLAMVVAGVVLSGVAGGLLAVGLRF
- a CDS encoding Lrp/AsnC family transcriptional regulator, which encodes MKDDLHLDEIDRKLLRALQHDASQSHAALAERVGASPASCWRRIKALEAAGVLRENVRLVDAEKVGRGVNVMCQLRMKSHATAQRQEFEAFLRGRPEIMECHSMSGEWDYLMRVVVADVTGYERFLMGTLLNHPNVANAASHFALNQVKYTTAMPV